The genomic stretch TGATATTACGTTAGACTAACTCTAATACGTCACCAAACCGCTCGCTAAGCCAGATAAATAGCGAGCCAACTGAATTTGTCCACCTCTAATGTTGCTCACCATCGCCAAATTAGCTCGCCAAACTTTTGACGAACCCCAATCCCCTCGTCAAATTTGGCAATCGATTTTGACCAAGCCATCCTCATATTTTCTCCCCCACAACGACCTTTTCAACACCTAGAATAGACCTAATCAGGCGCAACCAAAGAGGAAATTGACTAGAGAATGCAAGTTGCGGACGTGGTGAAACATATGAAGACACAGCGACGACAAGTAGTAGACCAGGCAAGATAACGACCACTAGATTCAGAGACAGCCACGACGAGCGACAGATCCATTGGCAACGGCGAACAAGTTATTTGGTAATGGGCACAAACATATTTGGGTTTGTAATTTTGGattatctattatttatttatatttgatgaGTGATATTGTGTATTAGATAGTAATGAAAATTATAGGTGAggtaataataaatttttaaaataaatgataaatttttataatagcaaaaattataaataagttaaaataaatagaattgaagtttattaataaaacataaaataaaagagataatagAGAGCCTAGTCGGAGTAAATATAGTTTTTGaagtaaaatcaaaatagagaataaattatttataatatagtaAGGAATAGAATAAAGAGTATGGTTGGAATTAATCTTAAgtgattgttaaaaaaaaattataataattacgAGCAACTTTTATTTTAGTAGCTGGGGAATGCtagatttttaattatgttgacTTTGTTGTTATTTAGATGGTTTTACATTAAGTGATTTAGGAGCTGTATGGAGTATTTATGGTTTGAAAATTGGTCCAAATCACCGATTGAGTAGTcggtttgatttaattttttcttattcagatttcaattttattttattttatttgtatctAATTGATATTGAGTTAACTTTGCGTTACAACATTAAGCCACACACAATTTAACTGGATGCATATAAATAATACCAAAgtcttattttctattaatataCTTTTGTGATCCTTTCTTCTCATGCTTAGTACGTACTTTCTAAACCTAGACATTCTTTATTTTTGCAAtctaaaaccaaaaaaaaaaaaaaccaaattggTCACGATGTTGAtgttagagagagaaaggagaaaaggGAAGCTTGAGCTTGACTGGGTATTTGCAACGTttacaatttaaaattcaaaacgtGTTGAGATTTCAATTTGGAAATTTCATCGCCATTTGACCAAATTTTATAACGTTCAAACGGTAGAGCAGTTTTCACCTAGTCACGTGCCCATCTaactcatctcttctttctcatttttctgttttttctttttttttttcctttaaaacttGTCACAAGTTTTTCCTGTtaatttttgtaagaaaaaattACTTGTATAAATAATTGGATTACCAAGAAAATGATCGAAtgcacaaaaatttaaaaatattctcacCTAATTTGTTGTTGTCGTCTCTGAATAAAGTTTGGTCAAACTTCATAATTGATAAAATTCgatgattgatgatgaaatcCGATCGAATTTCATTATCGAATGAAATTTGATTCGATTGTCGGGCTTATACATCTCGTTGATACATGCAACATGATCCATTTTTATATAtcacttttaaaatattctacAAAGTGAGTACACTCTTCTTTTACATAGGTGaatttttttggtctttttatCAAGTAAATTAGGAATTATTCTGATGGTGTTATTTGACTAAGACTTTGAAGTACCCCAAAATCATGCATGACTGAccattttttttgtgaaaagtaaaaaaataaataaataaagagttaGTCCTAACCATGAAACATCAAAGACAGGTGAACAAAATAGTCAAGCAACCTAGAGTCTTCCTAGGTTCGAATCGATGCCCTTGAAACCCAAAGCTAAAGTCTGCTTGGAAACCATCTTGAGGGCACTGACATGCTCTGGCCGACCATAGTCACCATATTCCCCTTCTCATGCTAGGTTAACTTATATTCTAGCATAGACCTTGTTCAAAGACCATCTAATTGGAAATGGGAATGCTCATTGCCCTTTCTTTATACGAGAAAAATCTCTCATTCCACCTCTTATTTGAAAAATGGTTACCGATAATGAActttttttcaagaaacaacTATAAAAATGTACTAAACTTCGCTTTTACCAAATGCACACCCTAAACGTCCTCAAAAATAGTCTAGCTAACAACACATGTGAAAGTGGATCAAGTTCCTCCACCCATTTGGAGTGACTTAGCAAGGGCTTAGGGCGATAAACTTGAAGATGCTAGCAACAAGCCCTCCTCTAAGATGTGCTCATACACAACCCAATTTTTTGTTAAGGTTTGGTGGGTTAAGAGTTTACCAGACATGATATATTCTAGCCTTCCTTAGGTAGGTTGAACTTCCTAACTAGGCATTCCATCCCCTTATTGTCCAAAATCGAGTGGTCCTAGAGTAGATCATTTGGAAGGCCTTTAAAGTTAACTCCCTTGGGCTCCTCGGCCTCGTGCTTGATAGGATGGGAAAAGGCCTTAACTTCCTCGACCACCTCTATGCAAGGCCTCTCTATGACTATTGCTCAAGCTAAACCCCTCAAAGCCTATACCAATATTAAGTCCTTTGTTTTGAGAATAACAAGAATAATGTATATCTATAAAAGGAGTAAAGTGAAACTAGATGGATGGTTGAGCATGAGGGATTGAGTACTTGACAATGAACATGAAAACGTTGAGCCTAAtctttttttagtaaaaaatttgCAAGTGAAAAAAATGGAGTGAGAATAATGGAGCAAAAATTTATAGCCCAAAAAGAAACACATTAATATTCGACTTCACTTACTCTTCCCCAGGCTAATAACATGGTGAAATCCTAGATGTCCATCTTGATACTTTTCCTTGGAAAAGAATATGGGCCGAAAGAAAGGTAAAaggcaaaaggaaaagaaaggagcAAAGGAACCTATACCTATAACACTGTACTACCTAATCTCTTGTGAGTTCAATTTGAGAACTGGAGGGCAAGTGATAGAGAATCCATTATTCATGGAGATATATttataacttcatttcttttttgaagagtCAATCACTACGCAACACGTGTCCCACCTATTAGAAGGTGTCGGGTGTCATGTTCCCCCCTATCATTCAAATGTACTACTTGCCTCTTTTGATACTCCACTATAGGGCCTGGGGATCTTGCTCGACAATCATGGAGTATCATCCCAAGGATCATGCTCACTCGTTAAAGGTTTGATTTATGTAAATGATACAATCCCTAGTAGataaacacaaacacatacttCTAAATATGCATAGCACTGTAGTGCTCGTATTATCTTCTTTTTAAATACTAATTTGATCGTTGAAGATTATCTCGTAGAATAAAAATTCCACTCTTGTAGGAATTCAACGCCTGCTGTGTCTCGTGCTTTTCCTAGCAACATCACATAGATCTATTGattttatttagtttgatttgATGTCTGCAATTAcaagttaaattttaaataaacactattaaaaaaacttttaaacATTCAAAGTCCAATACAATCAATTTCATAAGAAGGGGATATCCCAACTCCttgaaaaaatacaaaatcatcCCTCATTAGAATTGAGCCTAAACCCAAAAACTAGATATACTTGGAAGATTTGTCAAGCCTAAAAATCAGAATCTAACCTAATAAATCGAACCTAAACCTCAACTTGAACCTAGCCCCAAGTCATTTGTCAGCCAAGTCAGAGGTTGAAATCCAACCTTACTTGTGGTGCTATCATAGCCATCTACTAAGCCAACATTCAATTATTCGCATGACAcaattgtgactctttatcgaCTCCACAATGTGCCCAAACAAGGGCAAAAATTCTCAAGAGTTAGGTATCTTATCTATTGCATAATCATTGTTTCATTTAGACTTAAATCTTGTGACTATTTGATCATAAGAGAATATGCTAAGAAACTGAgctttgtcttttctttttcaaatcaaacataTTTTAGACAAACTCAAGATCAAGAACAATCGTAAAagtctcaaaaaaaaaaaaaaaaaaaaactataaacaaTGTTATTAAACAAATTAGGTGGTGATATActtcaaaatatcatcataCAATTTAGAGTGAGTATGCTACAAATGGAGAAcatgacaatatatatatatatatgtagagcAAGAGCAATTATAAAGCAATTTGAATGCTCGTCAATGTTTGATTGGGTCAATGAGATGTCTACCCCATAAATTTAGAGCACTGACTTTGATTTGCGAACTAGGCGTGGCGAGAGATGAAATTGGCACACCGAGTCAATGGCTAACTCCCGTAGACCAAAATTCCAATCCACCTAAGTTTAAGATAAATGCAAAGTCCATTGTCTAGCATTTATTAcgaatatatttttgaataataacATTCAACCCAATCAAAACTAATGCAAGAACATGTCAAGACATTCAAACCACTGAACAtaggataaaataattattattttatcagcttaatttttgtttaattgttggattgattaaattaagaagTTCAAccctgaatatatatatatatatatatataataggccAAAAGtcatcattatatatttatttaaaaaccaTTGTGTGCTTATGGCAATGaatgaccatatatatatataatctacaTTAGTCAAAACTATTGGATTGCATCCACTATTTTGCTTTTCTATTCTAATACAAGCACTTGACAACCTgtgaactatatataaatatattaagtgaAAAGAATATTGTGAGTGGAGCTGTTACgtacaagcattaaaaaaatttgtttttttttaatgtatttacttctcatctttctattctaccatttattttttaatgggggggggggggcttctCAAGTCTCAACTATAATACAAAGCCCCGGACACGTTCACGCTCAACTACGCATTATAAAATGCCGCCATTTGCACagtaagataataataataacactacCAATTAAGAAGCCTTCTTCTTCCACGGGCCGGGCATCCTACCAAACATTCTTAAAAACATCGATCGATTTCTTCTTTTACCGTCAAATTACGAATTCCATCGTCCTGcaccattttttatttcattttaaaagTTACCATTTTTTTATCGATCAAGGGAATTTATTCTGTATTATATTTGACCACAAGgaagtatgtatgtatgtatgttcaAATAATTGTTTATTACACTGTGattacacatatttttcatagaaaatatgtaattattacacgttttctatagaaaacaatcaaacacttttaattttttcatgaaaaaatatgtatggtacaaccatttaaagATTCTTtccataaaatttattttccaaagggatgggatggtttttgttttcttgacaATATTagctagaattaaattctaggtaatgcaatcaaacacacctttattgaattttgtttgtatttatttcatttttgtaagaggctgtttggcttataAGTTGTTTAGGTTTTAAGTTGGATATCATTTAAGTTGATAACGTGTTTGAATATATATGCCTTTAAGTTATCAGTTATATAGTCATGTGTTcagtttaaaagaattgataacCTATCagaacttaataaaaaaaaaaaaatagatatcttcttgaataatgtaaataaaataaatatgatctTGAATGAAGAAGGTGGCAAGGGTGATGACGACGGTAAGAGGAAGCGACAATGGAGGCAACATAAGAGAAGATGGAGGCGATGACGATGGGCTGGAAGCGACAGGCTGGGACGACAGCGATGGAGACAAATGGATAACGGTGTTGGACAACGAACGATGGCAATGGCGACAGACATGAAAGAATGGGACGAACATGGAGAAAGTGGTGATGGAGGCTGGAAAGGGCGATCGAATATGGGTTTGGTGGCACCGATGATAGAGAATGTAGAAAGAATAAGAATGGTAAATCTTAGAAATATGTGTTTTATTTGAgggtaaattaataatttacttGGTCAACGTAAAGAACTCCTAAAAACTTATTTAGAAAAGTTAGGGAAAAGCTTATCTCAAATGCTAGTAAAATGAGTTATAAACTTAATAGTgtttaaattcttaaatgttatcaaacacataaaaaaaataagttacatATCTTATAATCTAATTCAGTATCTTACAAGTAGTCAAATTGATaaaagccaaacaccctctaagCATCTATATCTCCACTGTATTGAGGGTAACACCATGTCCTTTCCTTTGTGTTAATAATATCAACACTTTTTTTACATTTAGAGTAATAAAAACCGTAACGCCTAtccttacttttttttattattttatattcgCTATATTTCGTGTGTCACTAAAGTCTTAgctaattattctttttatatttgtactcttcttcataataataataataaaattattataataccTATTCTTCCGTTTCACGTAAAATGTCAATCGATCCGATGcgcacaaattttataaaatatattttattggaAGTGACATAGTTAAATATCGGATGTGGACACGACGCGCCGCCTCCCTGCGGTGCGAGAAGTCGACGCGGTTTGTGGCTGGCGACGGAGGCATCCAAGTCCAATCCAAACGCGTAGAgatcattattattaattaattaatttactattGAATTCAATCATCGTCCGTCCTCCGTCTTCGTCGTCTTCTTTAGCCTTGAAGCCGCTTTCTGGTTGCTGAATACGGAAATGGCCACGCAAATTACGAACACGCCCCTCCAACTGAGCCAATGAATGACTCGTTCTTGTGTCCTGTTCAGTCCTTCACTTTGACAAAACGTCAGACTCTTGAAAGAATGACGTCACCTTCAATTCAACCCTCTTCCTTCCTCCGCGGGTTAACGcaattgcttttattttaaGGAGAGAAGAAGCTCGTGATACAACAGTATCTGTATTTCGACACTcattacttatatttttataaaataaattatatcttatattataCTAAAATATGGGTTCGAATTAATATGATTTGTTGTTTTAGTCTCTCTTTTTAAGTTTTTGGAAAAACCCATCAATTGATcatactttttttattattccttGTACTTGTATAAAAATTCCctaattttttcacaaatagCAAATTTTTTTCAGGCATGATGATTTATTCATTATGTTGCACAATATTGAGTCTTGAAATTGGGACCCAACCTAATTATATCTAAATTCGATTGAGTTTGGTTAGGTCAATGTTATCTTGTGATTGGATTTAAgtcttaaaagtttaaaatttctaaactagTTGGTAATTGGAATGAATTCAGGTTTATAAGCCTAAATTAATCCAATCTATGACTTAGGAGCACTCctacaattatttttatattattattataataagcCTAATTGAAGACATAACCTAACCCATAAGATAAAGAGAGTCGTGGTAGACTCGAAATGACATGGGCCCTTCACTTGCAAGAGTGGAAATAATGTGATGGGCTCTCTATCATTGACGGTGGCATATAAGATTTCGGGTCAATTACATGTACCAACAACCATCACATAAGGAgacccaaaaaaagaaagaaagaaagaaagaaagcataATTAGGCATGGGTGGTAAATTGGGCAAAGAAAGGTAAGAAAGATGTTGCAAACCATATATGCTGAATGCAGCAGGAAGAGAAAGAGCAAAGCAAAGGAAGAACTTTAGAAAGCTGATTGCAACTGCTAATTCTTATCTAGCTGTACAGATCGATGCGAATACTGAATGGAGTCACAAGTTTACCAGAAAATTTTGAGCAGAATTCCAGTCATGTAAACAGCAGAGTTGCAAAAAGGAATTTTAAGGTTAAAGCCTCAAAGTCAGATCGGGTgtagcagaagaagaagaatctgTCCTCCTTGCTCCTGGCGCCATAGCTACAAAATTTATGTTCGAGCTCGGCCCTGAATCGAACCGGAAACCGCCACCACTGCTGCCTCCTCCCTCCCCCCCGATTTGCCTGAAGCTGCCAGGCCAGAACAACTCTGCCTCGTCGTCCTCCACGAAGCTTGGCAGCCCGAAACAGCTCTGTTCGAACCTCGCTCCACCGCCTCTTGCCTCGTGGAAAGGCCTGGCCGATGGCAGGATTCTCTGGTGAATGGAGGCGTGATGAGCTTCGATCCCGAGCGACCGAAATGCAGAGCCATGTAGGGGAAGAGACGCCAAGCTGGCGTACCTATCGGACAACATTCCCATCTGCATTGCCCGCTTTGCCAATGTCCTCTCCCTCTTGTGCGCGTTCTGGTGGCCGCCCAACGCTTGCGAGCTGTAGAACTTGCGCCTGCAGTAGTTGCAGGAGAATACTCGGGGCATCGCTGTGGGAGGATGAACAGAGGCTGACTCGCCACCGGCCTTTGCCTTTTCAATGTCCTTCAAATCGACGTTGTTGGGATCAAAGTTGAGGCTTAAATCAAGGGAAACCGGCTCTGCATCGGGCTGAACCTTTGCAGAGTTTGTGAGGCAGGAAGAAGTAGTGGTGCCGTCCTTGGAGGGATCAGGGGCGACTTCTTGGATGGATATGTTGGATGCAACTTGACTGCTAACTTCAGAGTCCTCTTCGGACTCTAAGTTTAAACTTGGACGCTTCATATTGGTCCGGACAGCTAAATTGGAAGCTCAAATTCCCCTTCTTTTGCctgacccaaaaaaaaaaaaaaaaaaacccgagAGATTGATCGAACTTCTAAGACCAGTTACTTGAATTTCCACCTGCATGTTTCAGCAATTGGAACATAAATTTCAGCGAGAGAGAATCAATGATCAATGCAGGCTGATAATCAAAATTGCATGTGTTTCCTGGCTGTTTTGGCGGTGTGACTAACAacataaattacatcaaaatacGTGTTCTTTCAAATGACATGCCAATGATCGATGCATGTTTCAACACCAATTAATGGATATCTAGTATTCACCACGAGTCAAAAACAAGAAGATATATAGGATTCATTGTAAGAACAGCTTGTCACAAATCAGAAGTACGAAAACAATGAAAGTCCCGCT from Diospyros lotus cultivar Yz01 chromosome 9, ASM1463336v1, whole genome shotgun sequence encodes the following:
- the LOC127809678 gene encoding zinc finger protein 4-like, with product MKRPSLNLESEEDSEVSSQVASNISIQEVAPDPSKDGTTTSSCLTNSAKVQPDAEPVSLDLSLNFDPNNVDLKDIEKAKAGGESASVHPPTAMPRVFSCNYCRRKFYSSQALGGHQNAHKRERTLAKRAMQMGMLSDRYASLASLPLHGSAFRSLGIEAHHASIHQRILPSARPFHEARGGGARFEQSCFGLPSFVEDDEAELFWPGSFRQIGGEGGGSSGGGFRFDSGPSSNINFVAMAPGARRTDSSSSATPDLTLRL